In the genome of Bacteroidota bacterium, the window TTACTAGCCATTATGGCATCCATGTATGCAGTTTATCATGGACCAAAAGGTTTGAAAGCAATTGCTTCGCAAGTACATAATTGCGCTAAAACTCTTGATTCTGCAATTACTGATTTAGGTTTCACACAAGAAAATAAAAACTACTTTGACACTATCTATATAAATGCCGGTTCAAAGGTTGGTGCTATTAAGACCAATGCAATAAACGCACAAATTAATTTTAGATATTTTGATAATAATTATGTTGGCATCTCTGTAGATGAAACAACTTCTCATGCAAATATTCAAGCAATCATTGATATCTTTGCCAAAGCCGCTGACTCATCTCACACAGCTATCCTAAGCAACAGCATAGAATTGACTTGGGGCAATGAATTTATCAGAACTACAGATTACATGACCCATCCTGTGTTTAACAGTCATCATTCAGAACATCAAATGTTGCGCTACATCAAGCATTTAGAAAGCAAGGATCTTTCACTTTGTCAGAGCATGATATCATTAGGTAGTTGCACAATGAAACTCAATGCAACCACAGAGATGATTCCTGTAACTTGGACAGAATACAATAGTTTGCACCCATTCTGCCCAACAGACCAAAGAGCAGGCTATACAGATTTATTGGAAGAATTCTCATCCGATTTAGCTGAAATTACCGGCTTTGCAGGTGTTTCACTTCAGCCCAATGCGGGTGCTCAAGGAGAATACACCGGACTACTGGTAATTAGAGAATATTTTCAAAACAGAGGAGAAACGCACAGAAATGTAGCACTTATTCCGGAATCTGCTCACGGCACCAATCCTGCCAGTGCTGTCATGGCGGGTATGAAGGTTGTGGTTGTGAAAACAGATGCCAAAGGTAATGTTGATTTCGAAGATTTGAAAACCAAAGCAGAAGCTAATAAAGACAACTTAGCTTGCTTGATGATTACTTACCCTTCCACTTTTGGGGTATTCGAAGAAGGAGTTAAAGATATTACAAACTTAATTCATTCATACGGAGCTCAAGTTTATATGGACGGAGCCAATATGAATGCTCAAGTAGGACTAACCAGTCCCGGCAATATCGGTGCTGACGTTTGTCACCTTAACTTGCACAAAACATTCTGTATTCCTCATGGAGGTGGCGGTCCGGGTATGGGACCTATTTGTGTTGCTTCGCACCTAAAACCTTTCTTACCCGGACATGCCGTGGTGAGCACAGGGGGCGACAAAGGCATAGGGGCGGTATCTGCAGCACCTTTTGGAAGTGCAAGCATTATTCTTATTTCGTATGCTTATATAAAAATGATGGGTGGAAACGGGTTGAAAAAAGCTACTCAGATTGCAATTTTGAATGCTAATTATATGAAAGCCAGACTTGAAACAGCATATCAAACTGTGTATTCCGGCAAGAATGGATACTGTGCGCATGAATTTATTTTGGATATCAGACCATTTAAAGCAAATAGCGGTATTGAAGGCGAAGATGTGGCAAAGAGACTTATGGATTATGGATTCCATGCCCCCACCCTT includes:
- the gcvP gene encoding aminomethyl-transferring glycine dehydrogenase, encoding MKLSSQPFHSFADRHIGPNQNEIEQMLKTLGLNSVEELIDKTVPQNIRLQKELNLTDAITENELLEKLKKIGAKNKIFKNYIGLGYYDTLTPNVILRNIMENPGWYTQYTPYQAEISQGRLEALLNYQTAVIDLTGMEISNASLLDEATAAAEAMSMFKNLSANKNATKFFIDQETFPQTIDVIKTRAIPLGWDIVVGDYNMFVPNHEYFGAYVQYPNNTGNIVSYKSFTEKCHSANVLVCAGSDLLALTLLTPPADWGADCVIGSAQRFGVPMGFGGPHAAFFATKEEYKRQVPGRIIGLSIDANNDPALRMALQTREQHIRRQAATSNICTSQVLLAIMASMYAVYHGPKGLKAIASQVHNCAKTLDSAITDLGFTQENKNYFDTIYINAGSKVGAIKTNAINAQINFRYFDNNYVGISVDETTSHANIQAIIDIFAKAADSSHTAILSNSIELTWGNEFIRTTDYMTHPVFNSHHSEHQMLRYIKHLESKDLSLCQSMISLGSCTMKLNATTEMIPVTWTEYNSLHPFCPTDQRAGYTDLLEEFSSDLAEITGFAGVSLQPNAGAQGEYTGLLVIREYFQNRGETHRNVALIPESAHGTNPASAVMAGMKVVVVKTDAKGNVDFEDLKTKAEANKDNLACLMITYPSTFGVFEEGVKDITNLIHSYGAQVYMDGANMNAQVGLTSPGNIGADVCHLNLHKTFCIPHGGGGPGMGPICVASHLKPFLPGHAVVSTGGDKGIGAVSAAPFGSASIILISYAYIKMMGGNGLKKATQIAILNANYMKARLETAYQTVYSGKNGYCAHEFILDIRPFKANSGIEGEDVAKRLMDYGFHAPTLSFPIPNTLMIEPTESESKEELDRFIDAMLSIKNEIQEIESGLMPKEDNVLVNAPHTAKSVIADVWAHAYSREKAAYPASFVLKNKFWATVARVNNTYGDRNLICACPPTEMYAEMNS